From a single Miscanthus floridulus cultivar M001 chromosome 8, ASM1932011v1, whole genome shotgun sequence genomic region:
- the LOC136471546 gene encoding cytochrome P450 93G1-like: MAMDQLAMPMLLSTDSAAAVMVLLSVATLLVALNHMLSSRRRSSRRLPPSPPRLPVIGHLHLLRPPVHRTFHELASRLGAPLMHISLGSTHCVVAGTADVARELIRDHDATISGRPVSVLSRLFSYGSAGFAFTPNSPHWRFLRRLCVSEVLGPRTVEQLRHVRRGSLASLLRAVRASAARGEAVDVTRELIRFSNTAIIRMVASDVGVTDEAQELVKAVTELLGAFNLEDYVPLCRGWDLQGLRRKATLVHRRFDAVLEQMIRHKEEARDRERRRGGGGTQEEKKVEGPPATCKQRNKDLLDILLDKAEDETAEVKLTRENMKAFIIDVVTAGSDSSAATVEWMLAELMNHPEALGKVRAEIDAVVGGDSRIVGEADLRRLPYLQATFKETVRLHPGAPIAHRQSTAEMVVRGFTVPPDTAVFINLWAIGRDPSFWEEPLAFRPERFMPGGAAEGLEPGGRQQFQFMPFGSGRRGCPGMGLAQQSVPAVLAALVQCFDWAAADGGTAAIGMDESDVGLVCARKHPLVLRPTARLNPFPAVV, encoded by the exons ATGGCCATGGACCAGTTAGCAATGCCCATGCTCCTGTCCACCGACTCAGCAGCCGCCGTCATGGTGCTCCTTTCCGTGGCCACACTGCTTGTTGCCCTGAACCACATGCTCTCATCACGGCGGCGATCTTCTCGGCGGCTTCCCCCGAGCCCGCCGCGCCTCCCGGTGATCGGTCACCTCCACCTGCTGCGTCCACCGGTGCACCGCACCTTCCACGAGCTCGCGTCCCGGCTGGGGGCGCCCCTGATGCACATCAGCCTCGGCTCCACGCACTGCGTCGTGGCCGGCACGGCCGACGTGGCCAGGGAGCTCATCCGCGACCACGACGCCACCATCTCGGGGCGGCCGGTCTCGGTGCTGTCCCGGCTCTTCTCCTACGGTTCCGCCGGCTTCGCGTTCACGCCCAACAGTCCGCACTGGCGCTTCCTCAGGCGGCTGTGCGTCTCCGAGGTCCTGGGCCCGCGCACCGTCGAGCAGCTGCGGCACGTCCGGCGCGGCAGCCTGGCGTCGCTGCTGCGCGCCGTGCGGGCGTCGGCTGCGCGGGGCGAGGCGGTGGACGTCACCCGCGAGCTCATCCGCTTCTCCAACACCGCCATCATCCGGATGGTGGCGAGCGACGTGGGCGTGACCGACGAGGCTCAGGAGCTGGTGAAAGCGGTGACGGAGCTGCTCGGcgccttcaacctggaggactaCGTCCCCCTGTGCCGCGGCTGGGACCTCCAGGGCCTCCGCAGGAAGGCCACCCTTGTCCACCGGCGGTTTGACGCCGTGTTGGAGCAGATGATCAGGCACAAGGAGGAGGCCAGGGACAGGGAGcgtcgccgcggcggcggcggcacgcaaGAGGAGAAGAAAGTAGAGGGGCCGCCGGCGACGTGCAAGCAGCGCAACAAGGACCTGTTGGACATCCTGCTggacaaggcggaggacgagaCGGCGGAGGTGAAGCTCACCAGGGAAAACATGAAAGCCTTCATCATT GACGTGGTGACCGCTGGGTCAGATTCGTCGGCGGCGACGGTGGAGTGGATGCTGGCGGAGCTGATGAACCACCCGGAGGCCCTCGGCAAGGTGCGTGCCGAGATCGACGCGGTGGTCGGCGGGGACAGCAGGATCGTGGGGGAGGCGGACCTGCGGAGGCTGCCGTACCTGCAGGCGACGTTCAAGGAGACGGTGCGGCTGCACCCGGGGGCGCCCATCGCGCACCGGCAGTCGACGGCCGAGATGGTGGTCCGCGGGTTCACGGTGCCGCCGGACACGGCGGTGTTCATCAACCTCTGGGCCATCGGCCGCGACCCGTCCTTCTGGGAGGAACCGCTGGCGTTCAGGCCGGAGCGCTTCATGCCCGGCGGCGCCGCGGAGGGGCTCGAGCCCGGCGGCCGCCAGCAGTTCCAGTTCATGCCCTTCGGCAGCGGGCGCCGGGGATGCCCGGGCATGGGGCTCGCGCAGCAGTCCGTGCCGGCGGTCCTCGCGGCCCTCGTGCAGTGCTTTGATTGGGCCGCTGCCGACGGCGGGACAGCGGCGATAGGTATGGATGAGTCCGACGTGGGCCTAGTGTGCGCTCGGAAGCACCCGCTTGTGCTCCGTCCCACCGCTCGTCTCAACCCGTTCCCGGCGGTCGTCTGA